A single window of Sphingobium sp. SCG-1 DNA harbors:
- a CDS encoding histidine phosphatase family protein, translating into MADAHQRRARWPERLWIVRHGQSAGNVARDAADEAKLDRIGLDGRDVDVPLSALGEQQAIALGHWFAQGEEGERPDIILTSPYVRAVQTAQLFREAGGAADDVPVCMDERLREKEFGVLDGLTTLGIRNTFPDQAEFRRLLGKFYHRPPGGESWCDVIFRLRAVMDTISLHYAERRVLIVAHQVVVLCMRYLIENMDEQQILAIDREADVANCAITEYEHDPDLGKAGGLRLLRYNVTAPMEKEDAPVTRAPEAIVASRG; encoded by the coding sequence ATGGCTGACGCCCATCAGAGGCGTGCGCGCTGGCCCGAACGCCTCTGGATCGTCCGCCACGGTCAGAGCGCGGGGAATGTGGCGCGCGACGCGGCCGACGAAGCGAAACTCGACCGGATCGGGCTTGACGGACGCGATGTCGATGTGCCGCTGAGCGCGCTTGGCGAGCAGCAGGCCATCGCGCTCGGCCACTGGTTCGCGCAAGGGGAGGAGGGCGAACGGCCGGACATCATCCTGACGTCGCCTTACGTCCGCGCTGTCCAGACCGCGCAGCTTTTCCGGGAGGCGGGCGGCGCTGCGGATGATGTGCCGGTGTGTATGGACGAGCGCCTGCGTGAAAAGGAGTTCGGCGTCCTCGACGGGCTTACGACGCTTGGCATCAGGAACACCTTCCCCGACCAGGCGGAGTTTCGTCGGCTGCTGGGCAAATTCTATCACCGTCCGCCCGGCGGTGAAAGCTGGTGCGATGTAATCTTTCGCCTTCGCGCCGTGATGGACACGATTTCTCTGCATTATGCGGAGCGGCGCGTGCTGATCGTCGCGCATCAGGTGGTGGTGCTGTGTATGCGCTATCTGATCGAGAATATGGACGAGCAACAGATCCTCGCCATCGATCGGGAAGCCGATGTCGCCAATTGCGCGATTACCGAATATGAGCACGACCCTGACCTCGGTAAGGCAGGCGGCCTGCGCCTGCTGCGCTACAATGTCACCGCACCTATGGAGAAGGAGGACGCGCCTGTGACTCGCGCGCCGGAGGCCATCGTGGCGTCGCGCGGATGA
- a CDS encoding NAD(P)H-hydrate dehydratase translates to MSQRIDQEWLRAHPLPVHGEGTDKNTRGRVLAVGGSEFVPGALRLTGEAALRAGAGKLQMATVQSAAMALGVLVPEAAMIALSENDEGEISAEAAGKLVDSLERCDTLIFGPGMRGGDNVSAILRRLLENPKAERSVLLDAAAIEGAADLPDMTAAHDGRIVITPHFGEMAAMRGMAMEEIEGDPEAVARDVARRYGVLVVLKSAATIISSPDGETMLYSSDCTGLATGGSGDVLAGVIGGLMARGASPLVAAAWGVWLHGEAGRCVAESIGPTGFLARDLLPEIPRLMAQ, encoded by the coding sequence ATGAGCCAACGGATCGACCAGGAATGGCTTCGAGCGCATCCGTTGCCGGTTCATGGCGAAGGTACGGACAAGAATACACGGGGCCGCGTGCTTGCCGTGGGAGGCTCCGAATTCGTGCCCGGCGCCTTACGGCTAACAGGCGAAGCGGCGTTGCGCGCAGGCGCGGGCAAATTGCAGATGGCGACGGTGCAATCCGCCGCGATGGCGCTGGGCGTATTGGTGCCTGAAGCGGCGATGATAGCTTTGTCGGAAAATGACGAGGGTGAAATCTCCGCAGAGGCTGCCGGCAAGCTAGTCGACTCTTTGGAGCGATGCGACACGCTGATCTTCGGACCGGGAATGCGGGGCGGCGACAATGTGTCGGCGATACTTCGCCGATTGCTTGAAAATCCAAAGGCGGAGAGATCGGTCCTGCTCGATGCAGCCGCAATCGAAGGCGCTGCTGATCTGCCAGATATGACAGCCGCGCATGACGGTCGCATCGTCATAACGCCGCATTTTGGTGAAATGGCTGCAATGAGGGGCATGGCCATGGAAGAGATCGAGGGCGATCCCGAAGCCGTGGCGCGTGATGTGGCCCGGCGTTATGGCGTGCTGGTCGTGTTGAAAAGTGCCGCCACGATAATTTCGTCACCCGATGGGGAAACTATGCTCTATTCCAGCGACTGCACCGGACTGGCAACCGGCGGTTCTGGCGATGTCCTTGCAGGCGTCATCGGCGGATTAATGGCGCGAGGCGCGTCGCCGTTGGTGGCTGCGGCGTGGGGTGTATGGCTTCATGGCGAAGCAGGGCGCTGCGTCGCCGAAAGCATCGGACCTACAGGATTTCTCGCCAGGGATTTGCTGCCTGAAATTCCCCGCCTGATGGCGCAATGA
- a CDS encoding hemerythrin domain-containing protein, with protein MSDSQFKDAIALLKADHRAVEDLFEKFEKASADSKKQALANEICLQLKIHTMIEEEIFYPAFRGKIEDDTLDEAYVEHDGAKVLINDIEAGSPDQDFYDAKVTVLSEEIKHHVHEEEMPSEGMFAQCRKTDVDLAALGEQMAARKAELLELAKSEGLPPAKPHAVNLVGA; from the coding sequence ATGAGCGACAGTCAGTTCAAAGATGCGATTGCCTTACTGAAGGCGGATCATCGCGCCGTCGAGGATCTGTTCGAGAAGTTCGAGAAGGCCAGTGCCGATTCCAAGAAGCAGGCTTTGGCCAACGAGATCTGCCTGCAATTGAAGATCCACACGATGATCGAGGAAGAGATCTTCTATCCCGCCTTTCGCGGCAAGATCGAAGACGACACTCTGGACGAAGCCTATGTGGAACATGATGGCGCGAAGGTGTTGATTAACGACATCGAAGCCGGATCACCCGATCAGGACTTCTACGATGCGAAGGTGACGGTGCTGTCTGAAGAGATTAAGCACCACGTCCACGAAGAAGAAATGCCGTCCGAAGGCATGTTCGCGCAGTGCCGAAAGACGGACGTCGACCTAGCCGCGCTCGGTGAGCAGATGGCGGCACGGAAAGCGGAACTGCTTGAACTCGCCAAGAGCGAAGGTCTGCCGCCTGCAAAGCCACATGCGGTAAACCTCGTCGGGGCCTGA
- a CDS encoding oxygenase MpaB family protein, producing MPNFPDNPLRRMMQRQVRALFNDQARGERPVQRSARGLYSPDSVIWRVHGDITTMMVGGISALLLQMLHPAALAGIWDHSNFRTDMLGRLRRTARFISETTFADRDIAEAAIARVRDVHARVSGTSNDGATYTANDPHLLAWVHVAEAICFLDAWRRYAEPQMSRADQDRYFAEFAAIARALGTDPVPETRAEAEAVIQTYRPELRSDERTREVARLILNRPPPNLRSAPVQEMVMQAAVDLLPDWARKQHGLSGPRLTKPAVRGSTFLLASSLRWAFSGR from the coding sequence ATGCCGAATTTCCCCGATAATCCGCTACGCCGCATGATGCAGCGGCAAGTGCGGGCGCTGTTCAACGATCAAGCGCGGGGCGAAAGGCCGGTTCAGCGATCGGCGCGCGGACTATATTCTCCGGACTCGGTGATCTGGCGCGTGCATGGCGACATCACGACCATGATGGTGGGCGGCATCTCTGCGCTGTTGCTGCAGATGCTGCATCCTGCCGCGCTGGCCGGAATTTGGGACCATTCGAATTTCCGCACGGACATGCTGGGGCGTCTGCGGCGGACTGCCCGGTTCATATCGGAGACAACATTTGCCGATCGCGATATTGCCGAGGCCGCAATTGCGCGCGTGCGTGATGTTCACGCACGGGTGTCAGGTACGTCGAACGACGGCGCGACTTACACCGCAAACGATCCGCATCTCCTTGCCTGGGTGCATGTGGCGGAGGCGATCTGCTTTCTGGACGCATGGCGGCGCTATGCCGAGCCGCAGATGAGCCGTGCAGATCAGGACCGATATTTCGCGGAGTTTGCGGCCATAGCGCGTGCGCTGGGTACAGATCCAGTGCCAGAGACGCGCGCCGAGGCTGAGGCGGTGATCCAGACCTATCGGCCCGAGCTTAGAAGCGATGAGCGCACGCGCGAAGTCGCGAGGCTGATCCTCAACCGCCCGCCTCCAAACCTGCGGTCCGCGCCTGTGCAGGAGATGGTGATGCAGGCCGCTGTGGACCTTCTGCCCGACTGGGCGAGGAAACAGCATGGGCTGAGCGGGCCGAGGCTGACTAAACCCGCAGTCAGGGGATCGACGTTCCTGTTGGCTAGTTCGCTGCGCTGGGCGTTCTCCGGGCGCTGA